One stretch of Comamonas testosteroni DNA includes these proteins:
- a CDS encoding HNH/ENDO VII family nuclease: MNRGSAPLDKNGNPIELHHHNPQRNGGPDVNNPINLREVTREQHAALDPYRYL, encoded by the coding sequence ATGAATCGAGGTAGTGCTCCTCTCGATAAAAATGGAAATCCGATAGAATTGCATCATCATAATCCACAGCGTAATGGTGGACCGGATGTAAACAATCCTATAAATCTTCGAGAAGTGACGCGAGAACAACATGCAGCACTTGACCCATATAGGTATTTATAA
- a CDS encoding Imm8 family immunity protein, with protein MKNQKKKFEVKHYWSPDIYDPWGWEAESNSVFYLLEMNIGLTNDDKSDVYSIIIATPEGIFNLKENQIKKPKLYKMLLLETYDWNTVRRTIDKRLSCIKSLDPIQSSNELADIFLLGI; from the coding sequence ATGAAAAATCAGAAAAAGAAATTTGAAGTCAAACATTATTGGTCTCCTGACATATATGATCCTTGGGGTTGGGAAGCGGAAAGTAACTCGGTTTTTTACTTGTTGGAAATGAATATAGGCCTTACCAATGATGATAAGTCTGATGTCTATTCGATTATTATTGCCACACCTGAAGGGATATTTAATCTGAAAGAGAATCAGATAAAAAAACCTAAATTATATAAGATGTTATTATTGGAAACATATGACTGGAATACGGTTAGAAGAACAATAGATAAAAGATTGTCTTGTATAAAATCATTAGACCCCATCCAATCTTCAAATGAATTGGCTGATATTTTTTTATTGGGAATATGA
- a CDS encoding MBL fold metallo-hydrolase: protein MFRKPSLSTSISDYEDSPQYSGGRFRNTYPRPANSPKPDAGTLWKFLFNKPADSQPGKALPVLPLSTAELNLAPERSLYRLGHSTLLMKLRGGWWLTDPVFSERASPLPFAGPKRFHAPPIALDKLPALRGVLLSHDHYDHLDRATIRVLAPKVGVFLCPLGVGDRLAAWGVPADKIVQHDWWQGSEFDGLRFTATPAQHFSGRSLRDGNRTLWASWTIEDHRADRPLRVFFSGDGGYFDGFAEIGRHFGPFDVTLMETGAYDAHWPYVHMHPAQTVQAHRDLGGQWLLPIHNGTFNLAMHAWWDPFEQIMSLGRQHGIEIATPMMGERLDLGAPHAGSAWWRACAEADIKELDLRPAQP, encoded by the coding sequence TTGTTTCGCAAACCAAGTCTCTCCACCTCCATCTCCGACTACGAGGACTCGCCCCAGTATTCCGGCGGGCGCTTTCGCAACACGTATCCACGTCCTGCCAACAGTCCCAAGCCCGATGCCGGGACGCTATGGAAGTTCTTATTCAACAAGCCGGCCGATTCCCAGCCAGGCAAGGCACTGCCCGTTTTGCCACTGAGCACGGCCGAGCTGAACCTCGCGCCCGAGCGCAGCCTCTATCGCCTGGGCCATTCGACCTTGCTGATGAAGCTGCGCGGCGGCTGGTGGCTGACGGACCCCGTGTTTTCCGAGCGAGCCTCCCCACTGCCGTTTGCCGGCCCCAAGCGCTTCCATGCCCCGCCGATCGCCCTGGACAAGTTGCCTGCCTTGCGCGGCGTGCTGCTCTCGCATGACCACTACGATCATCTGGACCGCGCCACCATCCGCGTGCTCGCGCCCAAGGTAGGCGTTTTTCTGTGCCCTTTGGGAGTGGGAGACAGACTGGCAGCCTGGGGCGTGCCGGCCGACAAGATCGTGCAGCACGACTGGTGGCAAGGCAGCGAGTTCGACGGCCTGCGTTTCACGGCCACGCCGGCCCAGCATTTCTCGGGACGCAGCCTGCGCGACGGCAACCGCACGCTATGGGCATCCTGGACCATAGAAGATCACCGGGCCGACAGGCCGCTGCGCGTCTTCTTCAGCGGCGATGGCGGCTACTTCGACGGTTTTGCCGAAATCGGCAGGCACTTCGGCCCCTTCGATGTCACGCTGATGGAAACCGGCGCCTACGATGCCCACTGGCCCTATGTCCATATGCATCCGGCCCAGACCGTGCAGGCACACCGGGATCTCGGCGGCCAATGGCTGCTGCCCATACACAACGGCACTTTCAACCTGGCCATGCATGCCTGGTGGGACCCCTTCGAGCAGATTATGAGTCTGGGCAGGCAGCACGGCATAGAGATCGCCACGCCCATGATGGGCGAGCGCCTGGACCTGGGCGCTCCGCATGCGGGCTCGGCCTGGTGGCGCGCCTGCGCCGAGGCCGATATCAAGGAACTGGACCTGCGCCCTGCGCAACCCTGA
- a CDS encoding DUF7706 family protein, translated as MKFAITDLQNIYLTHTDATALAQLVKRLSWSELRAYAVSDDEAYEIKYAVHKLQNALAEVGYAPR; from the coding sequence ATGAAATTTGCCATTACCGATTTACAAAATATTTATTTAACCCACACTGACGCAACCGCATTAGCCCAACTGGTCAAACGCCTGAGCTGGTCAGAACTGCGCGCCTATGCCGTCAGTGACGATGAAGCCTATGAGATAAAGTATGCCGTTCATAAGCTCCAGAACGCACTGGCTGAGGTGGGCTATGCGCCACGGTAG
- a CDS encoding RHS repeat-associated core domain-containing protein yields MVYVYEDQESYAPLARIDGRETAQVYYYHCQPNGLPEALTDAQGNEYWRGTCNSWGKASLETGDANLHHRHQNLRLQAQYLDRETGSHYNLFRYYDPDIRRFTQQDPIGLAGG; encoded by the coding sequence ATGGTCTACGTCTATGAAGACCAGGAGAGCTATGCGCCACTGGCCCGGATAGATGGCAGGGAAACAGCCCAAGTCTATTATTATCACTGCCAGCCCAATGGCCTGCCAGAAGCGCTGACTGACGCCCAGGGCAACGAATACTGGCGGGGTACGTGCAACTCCTGGGGTAAAGCCAGCCTTGAAACGGGGGATGCCAACCTCCATCACCGGCATCAAAATCTGCGCTTGCAAGCGCAATACCTTGACCGGGAAACTGGATCACATTATAACCTGTTTAGGTATTATGACCCTGATATAAGACGGTTTACGCAGCAGGATCCGATTGGGTTGGCGGGGGGGTGA